The following are encoded together in the Tripterygium wilfordii isolate XIE 37 chromosome 3, ASM1340144v1, whole genome shotgun sequence genome:
- the LOC119990695 gene encoding uncharacterized protein LOC119990695 isoform X3, which yields MAKDTECINDGEVNYDNSSRIDPKRSHQWFMDGPEAELFPNKKQAVEVPNNNFFAGFINPNISPWGNVSGFHTFSGQFTERFFDSETARTANFEDRNIPPVSTGQISMEGKTNDDLFGSDSSFGLSMSQTVDDPRSGFNYGGIRKVKVSQVKDSDNVMPVSMGHAYSRLDSDSISGAHAYEKGDESSISMGLDKGNDNMMPIGDSCDRGNNFFVSMTQPFNKGNENISIGHMYKENDSNIGKIAIGQAFSKDDSNIMSMGQTYCKADDDSISMTHIYNKGDKGTLSMDHTYDKGDNNNLAIGHTYSKGEGTIISFGGYDDNTDNPYDLLVGQPSIQRSETMNENDSTQSNAEAMASTAHVISRKKEDLKASKKIPPNNFPSNVRSLLSTGMLDGVPVKYIAWSREKELRGVIKGSGYLCGCESCNFSKVINAYEFERHAGCKTKHPNNHIYFENGKTIYGVVQELRSTPQDMLFEVIQTITGSPINQKSFRLWKESFLAATRELQRIYGKDEGKQFS from the exons ATGGCGAAGGATACTGAGTGTATAAATGATGGTGAGGTGAACTATGATAATTCTTCTAGAATCGACCCAAAGCGTTCTCATCAATGGTTCATGGATGGTCCTGAGGCAGAGTTATTCCCCAACAAGAAACAGGCCGTAGAAgttccaaacaacaattttttcgCAGGGTTTATAAATCCCAACATTTCTCCATGGGGCAATGTTTCCGGTTTTCACACATTCTCTGGGCAATTCACTGAGCGGTTTTTTGATTCAGAGACAGCTAGGACTGCCAATTTTGAGGATAGAAACATTCCACCTGTTAGCACAGGACAAATCAGCATGGAGGGAAAGACAAACGATGATCTATTTGGAAGTGATTCTTCGTTTGGTTTATCTATGTCGCAAACTGTGGATGATCCTAGATCAGGTTTTAATTATGGTGGGATTAGAAAAGTGAAAGTCAGTCAGGTTAAGGACTCTGATAATGTAATGCCTGTGTCAATGGGACATGCCTATAGTAGGTTAGATAGTGACTCAATATCAGGTGCTCATGCGTATGAGAAGGGAGATGAAAGCTCTATATCAATGGGTCTTGACAAAGGGAATGACAATATGATGCCTATAGGTGACTCCTGTGATAGGGGAAATAACTTTTTTGTATCGATGACACAACCCTTTAACAAGGGGAATGAAAACATATCGATAGGGCACATGTACAAAGAAAATGACAGTAACATCGGTAAGATAGCCATTGGTCAAGCATTCAGCAAGGATGACAGCAATATCATGTCAATGGGACAAACCTATTGCAAGGCAGATGACGACAGTATATCAATGACTCACATCTACAATAAGGGTGATAAAGGTACCTTATCAATGGATCACACATATGACAAGGGGGATAACAATAATTTAGCTATTGGTCACACTTATAGCAAGGGAGAGGGCACTATAATATCCTTTGGTGGCTACGATGATAATACAGATAACCCTTATGATTTGTTGGTGGGTCAACCTTCCATTCAGAGATCAGAAACAATGAATGAGAACGATTCAACTCAATCAAATGCAGAAGCAATGGCATCCACTGCCCATGTGATTTCCAGGAAGAAAGAGGACCTTAAAGCATCTAAGAAGATACCACCAAACAATTTCCCTTCAAATGTCAGAAGTTTGCTATCCACTGGTATGCTAGACGGAGTTCCTGTGAAGTATATTGCGTGGTCACGAGAG AAGGAGCTCCGTGGTGTTATAAAAGGTTCCGGTTATTTATGCGGATGTGAGTCTTGTAATTTCTCAAAG GTTATCAACGCTTATGAGTTTGAGCGCCATGCTGGTTGTAAAACAAAACACCCAAATAATCACATATACTTCGAAAATGGGAAGACTATTTATGGGGTTGTACAAGAACTTAGGAGTACACCTCAGGATATGTTGTTTGAAGTTATTCAAACAATAACCGGTTCACCTATCAATCAGAAGTCTTTCCGTCTGTGGAAAG AGTCCTTTTTAGCTGCCACTCGTGAACTTCAGCGCATATATGGAAAGGATGAAGGGAAGCAATTTTCATGA
- the LOC119990695 gene encoding uncharacterized protein LOC119990695 isoform X2 produces the protein MNQGFWMAKDTECINDGEVNYDNSSRIDPKRSHQWFMDGPEAELFPNKKQAVEVPNNNFFAGFINPNISPWGNVSGFHTFSGQFTERFFDSETARTANFEDRNIPPVSTGQISMEGKTNDDLFGSDSSFGLSMSQTVDDPRSGFNYGGIRKVKVSQVKDSDNVMPVSMGHAYSRLDSDSISGAHAYEKGDESSISMGLDKGNDNMMPIGDSCDRGNNFFVSMTQPFNKGNENISIGHMYKENDSNIGKIAIGQAFSKDDSNIMSMGQTYCKADDDSISMTHIYNKGDKGTLSMDHTYDKGDNNNLAIGHTYSKGEGTIISFGGYDDNTDNPYDLLVGQPSIQRSETMNENDSTQSNAEAMASTAHVISRKKEDLKASKKIPPNNFPSNVRSLLSTGMLDGVPVKYIAWSREELRGVIKGSGYLCGCESCNFSKVINAYEFERHAGCKTKHPNNHIYFENGKTIYGVVQELRSTPQDMLFEVIQTITGSPINQKSFRLWKESFLAATRELQRIYGKDEGKQFS, from the exons atg AATCAAGGTTTTTGGATGGCGAAGGATACTGAGTGTATAAATGATGGTGAGGTGAACTATGATAATTCTTCTAGAATCGACCCAAAGCGTTCTCATCAATGGTTCATGGATGGTCCTGAGGCAGAGTTATTCCCCAACAAGAAACAGGCCGTAGAAgttccaaacaacaattttttcgCAGGGTTTATAAATCCCAACATTTCTCCATGGGGCAATGTTTCCGGTTTTCACACATTCTCTGGGCAATTCACTGAGCGGTTTTTTGATTCAGAGACAGCTAGGACTGCCAATTTTGAGGATAGAAACATTCCACCTGTTAGCACAGGACAAATCAGCATGGAGGGAAAGACAAACGATGATCTATTTGGAAGTGATTCTTCGTTTGGTTTATCTATGTCGCAAACTGTGGATGATCCTAGATCAGGTTTTAATTATGGTGGGATTAGAAAAGTGAAAGTCAGTCAGGTTAAGGACTCTGATAATGTAATGCCTGTGTCAATGGGACATGCCTATAGTAGGTTAGATAGTGACTCAATATCAGGTGCTCATGCGTATGAGAAGGGAGATGAAAGCTCTATATCAATGGGTCTTGACAAAGGGAATGACAATATGATGCCTATAGGTGACTCCTGTGATAGGGGAAATAACTTTTTTGTATCGATGACACAACCCTTTAACAAGGGGAATGAAAACATATCGATAGGGCACATGTACAAAGAAAATGACAGTAACATCGGTAAGATAGCCATTGGTCAAGCATTCAGCAAGGATGACAGCAATATCATGTCAATGGGACAAACCTATTGCAAGGCAGATGACGACAGTATATCAATGACTCACATCTACAATAAGGGTGATAAAGGTACCTTATCAATGGATCACACATATGACAAGGGGGATAACAATAATTTAGCTATTGGTCACACTTATAGCAAGGGAGAGGGCACTATAATATCCTTTGGTGGCTACGATGATAATACAGATAACCCTTATGATTTGTTGGTGGGTCAACCTTCCATTCAGAGATCAGAAACAATGAATGAGAACGATTCAACTCAATCAAATGCAGAAGCAATGGCATCCACTGCCCATGTGATTTCCAGGAAGAAAGAGGACCTTAAAGCATCTAAGAAGATACCACCAAACAATTTCCCTTCAAATGTCAGAAGTTTGCTATCCACTGGTATGCTAGACGGAGTTCCTGTGAAGTATATTGCGTGGTCACGAGAG GAGCTCCGTGGTGTTATAAAAGGTTCCGGTTATTTATGCGGATGTGAGTCTTGTAATTTCTCAAAG GTTATCAACGCTTATGAGTTTGAGCGCCATGCTGGTTGTAAAACAAAACACCCAAATAATCACATATACTTCGAAAATGGGAAGACTATTTATGGGGTTGTACAAGAACTTAGGAGTACACCTCAGGATATGTTGTTTGAAGTTATTCAAACAATAACCGGTTCACCTATCAATCAGAAGTCTTTCCGTCTGTGGAAAG AGTCCTTTTTAGCTGCCACTCGTGAACTTCAGCGCATATATGGAAAGGATGAAGGGAAGCAATTTTCATGA
- the LOC119990695 gene encoding uncharacterized protein LOC119990695 isoform X1 translates to MNQGFWMAKDTECINDGEVNYDNSSRIDPKRSHQWFMDGPEAELFPNKKQAVEVPNNNFFAGFINPNISPWGNVSGFHTFSGQFTERFFDSETARTANFEDRNIPPVSTGQISMEGKTNDDLFGSDSSFGLSMSQTVDDPRSGFNYGGIRKVKVSQVKDSDNVMPVSMGHAYSRLDSDSISGAHAYEKGDESSISMGLDKGNDNMMPIGDSCDRGNNFFVSMTQPFNKGNENISIGHMYKENDSNIGKIAIGQAFSKDDSNIMSMGQTYCKADDDSISMTHIYNKGDKGTLSMDHTYDKGDNNNLAIGHTYSKGEGTIISFGGYDDNTDNPYDLLVGQPSIQRSETMNENDSTQSNAEAMASTAHVISRKKEDLKASKKIPPNNFPSNVRSLLSTGMLDGVPVKYIAWSREKELRGVIKGSGYLCGCESCNFSKVINAYEFERHAGCKTKHPNNHIYFENGKTIYGVVQELRSTPQDMLFEVIQTITGSPINQKSFRLWKESFLAATRELQRIYGKDEGKQFS, encoded by the exons atg AATCAAGGTTTTTGGATGGCGAAGGATACTGAGTGTATAAATGATGGTGAGGTGAACTATGATAATTCTTCTAGAATCGACCCAAAGCGTTCTCATCAATGGTTCATGGATGGTCCTGAGGCAGAGTTATTCCCCAACAAGAAACAGGCCGTAGAAgttccaaacaacaattttttcgCAGGGTTTATAAATCCCAACATTTCTCCATGGGGCAATGTTTCCGGTTTTCACACATTCTCTGGGCAATTCACTGAGCGGTTTTTTGATTCAGAGACAGCTAGGACTGCCAATTTTGAGGATAGAAACATTCCACCTGTTAGCACAGGACAAATCAGCATGGAGGGAAAGACAAACGATGATCTATTTGGAAGTGATTCTTCGTTTGGTTTATCTATGTCGCAAACTGTGGATGATCCTAGATCAGGTTTTAATTATGGTGGGATTAGAAAAGTGAAAGTCAGTCAGGTTAAGGACTCTGATAATGTAATGCCTGTGTCAATGGGACATGCCTATAGTAGGTTAGATAGTGACTCAATATCAGGTGCTCATGCGTATGAGAAGGGAGATGAAAGCTCTATATCAATGGGTCTTGACAAAGGGAATGACAATATGATGCCTATAGGTGACTCCTGTGATAGGGGAAATAACTTTTTTGTATCGATGACACAACCCTTTAACAAGGGGAATGAAAACATATCGATAGGGCACATGTACAAAGAAAATGACAGTAACATCGGTAAGATAGCCATTGGTCAAGCATTCAGCAAGGATGACAGCAATATCATGTCAATGGGACAAACCTATTGCAAGGCAGATGACGACAGTATATCAATGACTCACATCTACAATAAGGGTGATAAAGGTACCTTATCAATGGATCACACATATGACAAGGGGGATAACAATAATTTAGCTATTGGTCACACTTATAGCAAGGGAGAGGGCACTATAATATCCTTTGGTGGCTACGATGATAATACAGATAACCCTTATGATTTGTTGGTGGGTCAACCTTCCATTCAGAGATCAGAAACAATGAATGAGAACGATTCAACTCAATCAAATGCAGAAGCAATGGCATCCACTGCCCATGTGATTTCCAGGAAGAAAGAGGACCTTAAAGCATCTAAGAAGATACCACCAAACAATTTCCCTTCAAATGTCAGAAGTTTGCTATCCACTGGTATGCTAGACGGAGTTCCTGTGAAGTATATTGCGTGGTCACGAGAG AAGGAGCTCCGTGGTGTTATAAAAGGTTCCGGTTATTTATGCGGATGTGAGTCTTGTAATTTCTCAAAG GTTATCAACGCTTATGAGTTTGAGCGCCATGCTGGTTGTAAAACAAAACACCCAAATAATCACATATACTTCGAAAATGGGAAGACTATTTATGGGGTTGTACAAGAACTTAGGAGTACACCTCAGGATATGTTGTTTGAAGTTATTCAAACAATAACCGGTTCACCTATCAATCAGAAGTCTTTCCGTCTGTGGAAAG AGTCCTTTTTAGCTGCCACTCGTGAACTTCAGCGCATATATGGAAAGGATGAAGGGAAGCAATTTTCATGA